The Camelina sativa cultivar DH55 chromosome 16, Cs, whole genome shotgun sequence sequence TTCATGTAAGAAAACGAAATGCGTCTTTAATCAATGACGAGTGTCCCGATCATTAGGAACCTACCGTTCTTTGTACATTTTAGTCTTAATGTTTCCTCCGAAGCTATCACCATTACGTATAACGATTTTTTTATTAgcaaaaatatgttaaaagatTGTTATAATCTGTTTACagttcaaaattttcaaaatgttaaGATATACTCACTCGTACAAGAAATTACGACACGTTCATCTCATCAAATCATCTTTGCGTGTGTTATATTAACTCCTATTCTAATACGTTATTGGGTAACCACTTTTTACTACGaagaattattaaaaatttccGTTAGAaaacaatcttaattaagtaGATTTGCATGACTgtgtaattttcaaaaatcaaaacaatatatgcataataatagaaaatattttcatgataatagaaaatattttcatttttgcatgactatgtaattttcaaaattaaaatcaaaactacGTATGCAtgataatagaaaatattttcatttttgcatgACTTTGTAagtttcaaaaatcaaatattatatatgcatgatAATAAAAACTATAGTGGCACTTTGTGCTATATGATGTACTTATTAATTGGGTTCATTTTTGCATCCTATAGcagatccattttttttttcccccaataAAACTTTTACATCTTATTAGTGAATAGTGATGTTAAAAATTCTTTATTTCTAAGAACTCTAAATTTAGTCGTTCTGAATATTGCATGGCGGACACCTACACAAATTGTTACAAACGTAACGTAATTTGATTGATACGGATACATGTATGTTTTGGTAGTATCCACCGAGGTGTGTGAACGTTCATCGATGTGTTACAACTGAGCCACTGACTCACCACAACCTAGCTCCACTTGTGGTTATATATATTACCGGAGACATATCTAATGtaatttaaaaactgttttggtAATTCCATAAAAAAATGACgagaaaaagtaatatattattagtGAATTACAAGTTGATACAAACATATCTACTTAATCCAGAAAGTGACACATTCATGGAAAAAAGGATTTGATTGATGCGGAATTCATGCTTGGTATGCTACTTGTAGCACACTTCATATATAATTCTGGTATTTTTTTACCGTAtaattatcaataaaaatcttcatacatatatttatttctgatttgacttttatctaaatttaataattgtttgCACAAATTTGCAAGGAACAATCTTTCGAGATGGACACGTACCTTGTAGTCCAATCCCAATAGTAGTATCGACttataaattttgtgttttacttTATGTTTTCACTTTGCTACATTTTCTAAGTACCGTTTTGGCTTGTTTGAGGGgcttttcaaaaccttttaattaTCGTGATtaatgaacatatatacattCTTCCTATTTTAGTCCTACTTATCACTTAACCCCTCATAAATTTATCGGGGGAACGTGCCTTTGagtgatattattattatcatcttaTGAAAGCaatcaaatattcaaatacATACATCTACGACATCGACGAATATAGAATTATACATACATTGTTACATTAGTGAAGCTTATATATTGTTTCAGTTTCAAATATTAGCGGTTTGAAAACTCttgaaaacaagtttttaaaagggGGGAAAATCGGTAGATCAAAGCTATGGACCCTAACTTAGTATGCTTGGATCTGACTTTAAGAATTGAAATCACTTGGTTCTTATACCAATATATATCGATGCTAAGTTTGTTCAGATCATTGTCGAAACTTCATTTTCGATTTATCAGCCTTCAATCACACAAATTTGTGCTAGGATAACTATGGTCACGGTTACGATTAGGgataaatatagttttgattaTTAACAATTATgattaaacatatttacaattatttgaaatatttatatatatgtatatatataaaaaaaaatcattaataacaTAACAATTTCCAAGAACCAACACATCATCTACTCTTGAGAGGACCAATTGTAAGAACGGCTTCAGcaaccaatttttttacatttgattAATAACCAAAAACAGCATGTGGTCTTAATCTTTAGAAGTAAAACGTCATggtgtgttaaaaaaaaataatgatatgtCGCCTAATTCCAACACACCACAACCATTGTCACACTCCTTTTTTATGATCACACAACAATTGTAACAGTGTCAGTCTTTTATTATTACTCCATAGTTAATCTTGACCGTCTATTCAAAATTTACGATGACGTGTCTTTCCAAGGGTAACTTTAATCTTTTAACCCCGCCTCTATCgtcttttaacttttaaatgggtaaaaaaaataaaatatataaaaacgaaCGGTTGAAAAGGGTGAAAATAtctagagagagaagagagagagagtgcggaggttttttggttttggcgaCGGagcttttttctctctctctctctctctctctctctctttaccgTACAAATGGCGCCGCCGAAGAGTAAGGTTGACGGAGAAGGAAAAGGTAAAGCTGTAGCTACTACTACGCCGTCGACAAGAGTGCTTCGAAGCATGAATCGGAAGACTCGAAGTGACACTCGGCGAAGTGGTTCTTCTTCTAAGCTTGTTCAGCTCGAATCtcctgagaagaagaaaaggaagacgAAAGCGAAGGATGGTGGAGCAGCGGCGACGAAGCTTaagaaagaaaacgaagaagaagaagaagaagaggtcactgTGAAAGTcgagaaagaggaggaggaacatGGTGAAGATGATGCTGCAGAGGAAGCAAACGAAGAAGATGACtctgggaagaagaagattgtgatCGAGCACTGGTAAACGAAATGTCTTCTTccttatttttagggttttttttttttttttggagaaatttgGGGGAAAATGTAGAAGCGAGTACTTAGGGCTTTTTGTTCTCCGATTTTGAAGCTAaatcttttggatttttgtcttctttgaaaATTTAGTGGTTCTAGGGTTTACTCTTTATCTTGTTGTTAGGTTTTTTCGTTCTTTGAAATCTTACACACATTCTGAGAAATTGAAGTCATCTTGATTGTAATTGGTGTGATGTTTGAGGAGAGAAATCTAAGCCTATTGTGTTTGAATGATGCTATTGTCTTCGTTACCTTTAAGTGAAGTTTTTGCTGTGGTTTTCATGAAGCAAACAATGCAAATCATTCAAGGAGAGGGCAAATCAGGTGAAGGAAGGTTTGGAGGAAGCTGTTCCTGGCATCATTGTGACTGTGAATCCTGATAAGGTAGTGAATCCTTGCAGATGTATATATGTGATTGTTATAAATGCTTGTTGTTTATGATTGTTTTGAGGATGTTTTGACACAATATGTGGTGCATTActatgctaatttttttttcccttttctgaTCTGCTTTAACAGCCAAGGCGTGGTTGCCTTGAGATTCGAGAGGAAGGTGGTGAAACATTTATCAGTCTTTTGGTAAGCTACTTCATTCTTATACTAATTTGTTCACACTTCTGTGAGTGGCTTTGTTCCATTTGAATTGAGTTTTTCTCATCTTTTCCGTTCTACTTCTCATAAAGCAGTTTCTTTCATGGCATGCTTTTGAAATTGGAAATCAATTTTTAGATCCGTAAGCACCCACAAATATTGATGATCAGAGTCGACTGATCACTAATGTGGTTTACTTTATGTTTTCACCCTGCTACGTTTCTAAGTACCGTTTTGGCTTGTTTGAGCTTCGTGCTAAGTcctttgaaacaaaaataactacTAGATCAGATTGTTAGTGACTAGGTATacaataagaattttttttgctttcacgtttgtaattttttagaGGTATATAGAAGATGATTTGACTTTCTTGTGTAGGGTATGAAGCGCCCATTTACACTGATGAAGGAACTGAACATGGAAGAGGTCATTAAGGACATCGTGGAGAAGATTAAATGACATAGAAGTAATAGAGTTTCTATCAATGCTGAGTCTTTTGTCTATTCCTCAGCCATCGGCAAATAGGCTTTAATATTTGACTATCTAGAGCAACTGCAAGACTTTTTAGGATTAATTTTTAATGGTTTGGTGAAAACCCTTTAACCACCTGTTCATCATTTGCAGTGCTTGATCGGCTTTGTGCAGGTTATTGAAGCTAAAAATTTCTGATATATTTGGTTGATTTGAAATGAGTTATGTAGTTTGGTATTAAGTCGTCTTCGTAATGCTACTCTGCTAGTTTGAAGCAAACGTTAGTTATGCTGTGGATCGGATGGATGAAGATATAACATTTAGTTACATTTTGGTAATACAAGTTTCACAAGATAGAACATCACACTTTTTCCTAATGATATATGATTGAGGTATAATAATGTGGGTAGAAATTGTTAGTGTAATTGATCCACTTCATATCACCATTGTCTCTGTCTATTGGCGAGTCTCATTTTCAGTTTATTGCCCTTGACGCACTCTGTCTTAATCCATCTTAGAACCCAGCAAAGCTAGCAACAAACCCGATAACAAGGACAGCACCAAAGTTCAAGCCAGTGTTAGACGCAGAAGAAGGTGGTTCAGCCTCGTCAGCTGCTGGCATCTTTTTCTTACCAGACTTCTCTGGTGCCGGAGCTGGTGAATCAGATTCTGATGGTGCTGATGCGGGTGCGGTCTCTGGAGCTAAACCCGGAGGAGAGTCTGCGTAATCTTCTTCCTCGGCTGGTCCAGGAGCTGGAGTGGCAGCACCCTTCTTGGgagatggagctggtggcgaaGACATGGGTGGGGGTGGAGGAACCTTAACCGGAGCACCAAGTCCAGGAGCCACAATGGGCATGCTGATCTGAACCACAGAGAGATTGTATGGGTTACGGAAAACTGTCGTAATGTACTCAGCGGTTTGGGGAGCGCCTTTCACACCGGAACCGAAGTAAATCTTTCCGTTAGATTTGGTGCAGTTGAGGAAACCGTTTTGCTGTTGTCCCAAACCGGTGGACTGGTAAAGGGTAGTGAGCAATGTGCTCTTGTCTTTGAGAGCCTTGAGCTTGAGCTCATCAAAGTAGTCAAGAACCACATGGTTCATAAGGATGTTCTTGAGCTCTTCCTCGGGTCTACCAGAGATGGAACCAATAGCGTCGTTGCTAAGAGCCAGCACGGTGATGGTCTGACGTTTGTTGATAATCGGCGTGAGCTCCGTCTTGGCAAAAAGCTCAGTCATGCTGCTGAATTCAGGGTATTTCTCGAGCGCTCGGGTTATGTTAACCGCTGATACAACGGAGGAAACAGCGAGTAAGATGGCGAGACagaggagagaagaggagaCTTTGAGACCCATTTTTGGGTGTTGTTATTTATTACCCCTTATGTTCTATATTAAAAGCTCAAACCTCAAAGCCTGAGTTTGCAATAGGAGGATCAGCTTGGGTATATATACAGACTTAAAGAAGCGTTCAAGATTAATGGTGCCGAGAcatttacttatatatttgtGCTGGCTAAATTTGAACTTGACATTATTGTTGTTACCTCTATATTTGGCTTTAGACTGTTTTATTTTGTACCTTTGGTTTTAGGGACTGATATTGAGATCTGTTAATTTATTCAAAGAATGATGAGATGttacaacataaaatagaagaaatataGAGATCAACGTTGAAGATTTGTAGTCCATAATCTTTATTTAGTAGTGACAGGGCCTCTGTTAGGGGGTTCACCAGGTAACTAATGGTTTCAGCTAACTAGTTTAACTGATTGATTCCaaaattattagattatgaTCAGTTTTAACAAATTCCTAGATTAATTAGATAAAGTATTTGTAGTTAATAGTTTTAAAGacataaatgttaatttttgttgatgatatttgaattttgaatgtAATCCACACacttttttagatttaatctagtatttttgttttaaatcggATTTCAACTCTGtacaattttattttgcaatacACTTTAAGTATCCTTTTATCATAATAAATCGGATTTTAATTTTACTCACTCTATCTCAAGTGATAAGAGGTACTATATTTATATCAATAAATTGCATATGCATCATATTAAATCTATATCTTAGTTagtttatgaataataattgTTAACAAAATCTTTCTAATCTTAGTTAGTATTAAGAATAATAATCTTACAACAACGATGTAAATAATAATCTTACAACAACGATGCAAAATTTAATTACACTGTTAAGAtagattctctgtttttgttttgttaggttgaataaataaagttataaaccaCATAGTAAACCGGCAAACCATAGGAAACCTAATTTGGTTTAAGTTCGTATAACGAGATATGTTTTACCAACAAGCAAAAaggaaatttaacaaataaattaacgAACGTTAATCAAAAATTGCTTtaacgaaaaagaaaaggaaattaagaaactaagaaaggaaaaacaaacaaaaggaaaTTACATTAACGCGTTAGGAGtcagaacaaaattatataaacagaGTTTTGCTTCTCTATAAATATAACACAACACACACTAAACCTTCTTCACAATCTCATCTAATCTTTTACGACTCATCCATCTTTCACTCTGTttctgagttttattttttctgatttcactCCGACAATGGATACTGAATCAATCAGACTCGATGTTAATGTAGAAGCTACGTCTCAAGATCCGTCGTTAGGGTTATTAAGCACGGTGAGAATCACTGTAAAGAGAGGGTACTTCGAGGAGTTTATTATAGAGAAGAACGATGATCATCATAGCATCAAGAGTGTCGGATCTTACCGTAATTCTCCACCAGGTCCAGACTCAAAATTTATTCTGAAACTCCGAACCTTCGAGCCAAAGGACGTCTATCGAACCCTCCATAGCCAACTCCACGATGGTCTCTTGTCCGAATACATAGCTGATGAGATTGTTGTCCAAGCCCTACGACAAAGAATCAAAAGTTCTAACTTGCCACAACAACCTTTATTCATGACAGGTACTGTTAAACTGACACAGAAGGTGTACAACGTTGTGCCTTGTTACTCTGCTCCGTCTGCAACAAATTTGGAGAGTACTTGTGCCATCAGTTTGGAAGATCTGGATCTGTCTAGAACCGAGGATTACTGCCAGATGCCTCACTGCTCGCATTGTTATCATAACGATTGTTTCAATAAGTGGAGAGATCGACATAATCAGCAAGATTGCTCATGCCCTCTCTGTCGCAAACTAGTTGATTAACGACCAGCGTGAAACGGAGTCTAATTAGGGTTTCAATGTATTATTTTGTGGTCTTAATGATTTTTGctaatttgtgtgtgtgtgtttttttctttttttatgtaacGATATtgataaatgtttttgtttgcaacATGTAATGCTGTTTGATTTAAtgaaaattaagatttttttagacTTGAAgttcaaatttataatttcatctaCAAGTTTGATTCAGTCTGCAACATGTCTCATCACACACattttgtttcagaaaaaaaagaagcaacttCGAACTTTTTGATGTCGGTTTACCAAATTGAAGGAAACAAGGAAACAATCCAACAATACCAAAGTTTCCGAATTGAACTAGACGTGATCCTAGGTTCTAGATATTGAAAACATCTCTCAAATCACCAGACAATACTAATGACTCTTTATCTACGGATTAACCAAACTCTAGATGACTTTTAGATAAGATCAAAGCTCGACGTGCTTGAAGTGATACTCATCGATTGTCGAGTATATCAGACCATCTCCTTCTAGTGATTGAATAACGCCCCTATACATACACCACaccagaaagaaaacaaagcaaactcATGAACACAACAACTTTGACAGTAAAGAGATATAGAGGTTATAAGGAGAGAGGAGAAAAGAGCATACTCTAGCTTGTTCTTTGGGATCTTCAATTGCTGAGCAATTTCATCAATGTGTATCCCCTGTTGTCTTGCTCTGCAATGaacaaataacaattatcagGCCGACTTTAGAGGTGGTGCAATGTGCGCAGCAGAGTCAAAGTTACATGCAAGCATAATGAGTTTTGATTCGAAGTGGTGCAAGGTAAAGCAAACTCAAACTCACGTGCAAGCAGGTTGCTTTAGATAGTCTAGAATCATGTCATCTAAGTTCTTGCGACCATTCCCATCGTTTTGAGAGGACACCACCTAAAAAGAGAGCAACAACAATGATATTTTAAGAAAGCAAATCATATGTCatgaagaaaaccaaaaaaatagttgGTGAATCTCAACGTACAGGGTTCAATGGTACTGCCTGGTTTGTGTTTGATCCACCTTGAAACGTGGTGTTAACCGACTGAGTAACATCACCAGCTTGTTGCCCCTGTTGAGAAAACACATGTCAGAGAGCATTGATTGAAATGTGTGATCTTACAACAACAAAGTTAATCTTTTGCTTTATTCCATTTTCTATTACCTTTGATTCAGAGTTCTGGGAGTAGAAGTGTATACACTCAATGTAGTGAAAGGTAACCTCATTGAAGTCCATTATCGgcctgcaaaaacaaaaacaatctttTAATACTCAAAATATGATTTCACATATCTCTAACAAACGTAAGTAGAACATACCAAAATCTATTGCAAATGCCAAAAGGTTCCATCAAAAAACATACCTGACTGAGAAAACAAGAAGCTGAGTTTTCCCCTGAAACGTCTTCAAATGACCATTGAGACGCACATAAGTTCCATCACTGTTTTCACAAGCTCTCCCATTAGAAAACACATCCAAAACAAATGTAATCTTCACCAAATATCAATcagacaacaaaaccaaaaagatactAACCGCACAGACTCCATTTCTCTAGCGTCGAAAGTTTCATTCACCCtataaacaaacgaaaaaaacaacACCAAATTATACAAACttcacctaaaaaaaaaaacaactctttGCACTAGCTTCTGTGTTTGTATACCATCTTTTACAGTCGATACGTCCTGTACCATCATCAAGAGTGAATCTAACTTCTGTGACTTTTGAATCATCTTTGTCACACACTAGACCAACAAGTGAGACCTACAAATCAAAACATCACACAATTGAGTATccttatatataactaaatacaGTAGAAATCTAGAATTTGGTGAGATTGATTCATGTACGTTTGTAAGTGAGATCCCATTGATGACGAGACCAGATTTCTCACCACCGGATTGAAAACATTCGGTGATTTGCTTCACCGTCACCGGAACAAGACCTTGAAACTCACGATTCTgcaatatttttcacaaatcgGATTTAGCTAAATCGAATCAATCTAGTGCGAAAATCAATCAATTGTTTCTGAAACTTTCGATCGGTTCAAATTAAGAGAAAAAGGGAAGATGTGATTAAAATTACCTTAGCGGTAGAGGAAGAGGATTCGTAGGCCTGAGAAGACATGAATCCGCCGCCGGAGAAGGCTGAGTTAGGCTCGAATTGGCTGCTGGAGAACATTTTTCGAAGCTTTAGGAAATCGGAAAACCCTAAGGTATTACTTACTGAAGAGATTGAGAAGTGAGAAGTGATAAAGAGACCGACgaattgagtttttctttttgggggaATTTTCCCTCCAATTTTGTTCAGAGCTTCCCGCCTATTTAGGGTTAATAGTCCGCTCGTTTCCTATTTAGaaattaatcaattttaattgctgtagaaaactaattaattttaaattaagaattgTGAATTCATAAAATTTTCAGAGATTTTTAGACAATAATAATTGATATTGGTTCTTGGTTTACTCTCAGTTCAGTTTATTCGTCGGCTCAAAAGTTTCGGTTTAGAGGGATTTGGGCAGGTGACAACTCGAACGGTAGTGTATGAAAGCTATGTATCACGTTATAGAGAGAATAAAATCGAGAACAATAATCTTTCGTGTTAACCTCTAAGTCTAAGCTCAATCATCTACTAGTGATATCATAGagattgggaaaaaaaaactttggtacCGTTTACCAAGTTGATTTCATAATGCTTTGGATTTTACTGTGTTCCCGATTGGTGTATGTGGTAACAATATATCAGCAACTGGATTACCAATCGAAGCCAAAATTGCCCTTACTCCTTGGAGgataaagaaaaatagattAGCCCCTAATCTTTTTACCAGAATACTTAGAGATTAGTGTAGTAGAGTATAGACTGTGTAATAGTGgttaacaagaaaaagaaatacaaagtACTGGGCAAGAGATACAGACAGCACACTCAGCCAAAACGTAACACTTTCAAAAGACTAAACCGGACAAAAAGGGACCACAATAGGCCTACGATACTTTGGTACTAATGAAAAAAACTTGGATAGGTTCTGGATTCACTCGCCAACACAAGTTCCACAAAATTATGTCCTGTGATCTCACGATACGATGATGCATTACAGAATCAAACAAAGAGGAGAGACCTGAATGTTTTGAGGAGCAACAACTTAATAAGTGACGTTGTTGGGCAGATTTCTGATGACGTTGCTCTTCATTCCCAGCCTGACACTGCTTCTTGCTCCTCTTTTGTTCATCTCTCTTAGCACCTTCATCCTCACTATATCCTCCTTCGAATGCACTGTTGCTAGACCCATTCTCTTGTACCTGTGTTTAAGATTTCATTTCAAGTCAGATTATGCAATGCTAATTTTAgacaaacagagagagaaatgaTCTCTGATGGGTAAAAGACAAACCTCGAGGTTAAAGAGTTGACAAGGTTCTTCTGAGAAGACGGGGGTGGCTTCTGTTTGTAGTAGCGCATGAATTCTCTAGACCCGAGAGTCCTAGAGGTTACTTTGTTA is a genomic window containing:
- the LOC104752085 gene encoding selenoprotein H-like, with product MAPPKSKVDGEGKGKAVATTTPSTRVLRSMNRKTRSDTRRSGSSSKLVQLESPEKKKRKTKAKDGGAAATKLKKENEEEEEEEVTVKVEKEEEEHGEDDAAEEANEEDDSGKKKIVIEHCKQCKSFKERANQVKEGLEEAVPGIIVTVNPDKPRRGCLEIREEGGETFISLLGMKRPFTLMKELNMEEVIKDIVEKIK
- the LOC104752084 gene encoding fasciclin-like arabinogalactan protein 3: MGLKVSSSLLCLAILLAVSSVVSAVNITRALEKYPEFSSMTELFAKTELTPIINKRQTITVLALSNDAIGSISGRPEEELKNILMNHVVLDYFDELKLKALKDKSTLLTTLYQSTGLGQQQNGFLNCTKSNGKIYFGSGVKGAPQTAEYITTVFRNPYNLSVVQISMPIVAPGLGAPVKVPPPPPMSSPPAPSPKKGAATPAPGPAEEEDYADSPPGLAPETAPASAPSESDSPAPAPEKSGKKKMPAADEAEPPSSASNTGLNFGAVLVIGFVASFAGF
- the LOC104752086 gene encoding uncharacterized protein LOC104752086; its protein translation is MDTESIRLDVNVEATSQDPSLGLLSTVRITVKRGYFEEFIIEKNDDHHSIKSVGSYRNSPPGPDSKFILKLRTFEPKDVYRTLHSQLHDGLLSEYIADEIVVQALRQRIKSSNLPQQPLFMTGTVKLTQKVYNVVPCYSAPSATNLESTCAISLEDLDLSRTEDYCQMPHCSHCYHNDCFNKWRDRHNQQDCSCPLCRKLVD
- the LOC104752087 gene encoding replication protein A 32 kDa subunit A-like, which gives rise to MFSSSQFEPNSAFSGGGFMSSQAYESSSSTAKNREFQGLVPVTVKQITECFQSGGEKSGLVINGISLTNVSLVGLVCDKDDSKVTEVRFTLDDGTGRIDCKRWVNETFDAREMESVRDGTYVRLNGHLKTFQGKTQLLVFSVRPIMDFNEVTFHYIECIHFYSQNSESKGQQAGDVTQSVNTTFQGGSNTNQAVPLNPVVSSQNDGNGRKNLDDMILDYLKQPACTARQQGIHIDEIAQQLKIPKNKLEGVIQSLEGDGLIYSTIDEYHFKHVEL